One window from the genome of Spirosoma rhododendri encodes:
- a CDS encoding M14 family zinc carboxypeptidase, with product MATTRSASAQDMARRLYDAHETYKQQALTHRRFKHRDMVPLLDSLRGPGPLAISQVGESLEKRAIYQVKAGTGPVNVLLWSQMHGDEATATMALFDLFNFLTASGDEFDSLRQTILTKLTLYAVPMLNPDGAERFQRRTASDIDMNRDALRLQTPEGRLLKSLQQSLKPLVGFNLHDQNPRYSVGHSGQQAVMSFLATAYNPARSVNDVRRRSMQLIAGMNRALQQFIPGQIARYDDEFEPRAFGDNIQKWGTTLVLIESGGYKGDSEKMMIRQLNFVAILTALQSIAEETYAQENTDDYAAIPENGRNLFDVLIRNATTIRNGKPVRVDVGINRYEVNTDSARSYKYKSTVEDLGDLSTFSGLEEIDATGLTLTAAGVQNYMTASADELQQLNLDSLREAGVLLIRTSAAGRAVLAGQPVHLLRDGKIPARPLQLGQIPTFLLKDGDRIRYWFVNGFWYADAAGAGWERSAVTE from the coding sequence ATGGCAACAACACGATCGGCTTCGGCTCAGGATATGGCGCGTCGGCTTTACGATGCCCACGAAACCTACAAACAACAGGCACTGACGCACCGGCGGTTTAAACACCGCGACATGGTACCGCTGCTGGATTCGCTGCGCGGGCCGGGGCCGCTGGCCATCAGTCAGGTGGGGGAGTCGCTGGAGAAACGGGCTATATATCAGGTTAAAGCCGGAACGGGACCGGTCAACGTGCTACTGTGGTCGCAGATGCACGGCGACGAAGCTACCGCGACGATGGCCCTGTTCGATCTGTTCAATTTCCTGACCGCATCAGGCGATGAGTTCGACAGTCTGCGGCAGACCATCCTGACCAAACTCACGCTCTACGCTGTGCCGATGCTCAACCCCGACGGAGCTGAGCGTTTTCAGCGCCGAACGGCCAGCGACATCGATATGAACCGCGACGCGCTGCGGCTGCAAACCCCGGAAGGGCGACTGCTGAAAAGCTTGCAGCAGTCGCTCAAACCGCTGGTTGGCTTCAACCTCCACGATCAGAATCCCCGGTACAGCGTAGGGCACAGCGGACAACAGGCGGTGATGTCATTCCTGGCGACGGCTTACAACCCGGCCCGGTCGGTCAATGATGTGCGCCGACGGTCTATGCAGTTGATTGCGGGTATGAATCGGGCTTTGCAGCAGTTTATACCGGGTCAGATCGCCCGCTACGACGACGAATTTGAGCCCCGCGCCTTCGGCGATAACATTCAGAAGTGGGGAACTACGCTGGTACTGATCGAGTCGGGCGGGTACAAAGGCGATTCGGAGAAGATGATGATCCGGCAGTTGAACTTCGTCGCTATACTGACGGCTCTCCAGTCGATTGCTGAGGAAACATACGCGCAGGAAAACACCGACGACTACGCAGCTATTCCCGAAAACGGCCGCAACCTGTTCGACGTTTTGATTCGCAATGCCACAACGATCCGCAATGGCAAACCGGTGCGCGTCGACGTGGGTATCAATCGGTACGAAGTCAACACGGATAGCGCCCGTTCCTACAAGTACAAAAGCACCGTCGAAGATTTGGGCGACCTGTCGACATTCAGCGGGCTGGAAGAGATCGACGCGACGGGTTTGACACTGACAGCCGCCGGTGTACAGAACTACATGACCGCATCGGCAGATGAACTACAGCAGTTGAATCTGGATTCGCTGCGGGAAGCAGGCGTCCTGCTCATCCGAACATCGGCTGCCGGGCGAGCGGTATTAGCCGGACAGCCGGTGCATCTGCTACGCGATGGAAAAATACCCGCGCGCCCGCTGCAACTGGGGCAGATACCCACCTTTCTGCTCAAAGACGGCGACCGTATTCGCTACTGGTTCGTCAACGGATTCTGGTATGCCGATGCCGCCGGAGCGGGCTGGGAACGCAGTGCAGTGACCGAATAA
- a CDS encoding TonB-dependent receptor, with product MTQYLVLISFFLSSLTLYAQTGTVRGTVKDTKTKEALIGCTVRVDGTQLGVTTDIDGQFTLANVPAGTQKIVISYVSYKTKEIPGVRVESGNTTVIDTELAEEGTALQEVVVRGSRATNTEIAVITEIKQLKPIAVGISALQIQKSQDRDAAAAIRRVPGVSILDNRFVLIRGLGSRYNSVLINDVIAPSTEVETRSFSFDIIPSNILDRMIVYKSGSASLPGDFAGGVVNIYTKRRPSSNFIDAGLTLGYRANTTGRAVQSHDRGGLSALGLWSPSQTIPTSFPARSADFNALGAPQRAAYARLLPNSWGLTNMTAMPDIRFALNTGRRFDVGSVQVSNLTSVNYSLTNQFTDIDFRVYDNGAVANQVNQQYQDISYSRQARLGLLHNWSLRFSPNFTLEWKTLVNQLGNQETVVRTGQNFDSNADIRSYSERFENRTILTSQVSGEHSLSELTKVNWIAGYGYSGRWEPDWKRARYQAPLNSGENGTYTLVTPVAPNPIDVGRFYSKLNEQTASLIGNYDHTFGNPTDREPNHIRAGVYAEQRVRDYAARFYGYNSIAGTNADGGIVQQQPIGTVFSPANVSGQPGGLSLLDGTSDLDSYRGSNTYGAAYVNGDVNLGSRTTVTLGLRGEYNVQGLRIQRQGVNQQLVNRAIFSPLPSINLTYKLNDKHNLRLAYSATVNRPELRELAPFQYFDFNLLAVVTGNTELTTATIQNVDAKWEFYPSPNEVVSVTGFFKQFRNPIESFLLPTGNGFNYTFINAPSARNYGVEVEIRKGFQQSGSRFLQNLQVVANGSLINSRVKLGDFVRAPDASGSVVDISLKDLADSERPLANQSPYLINGGLYYQAPDNSWQWNVLYNIYGPRIFAVGTRNNPTIYELPRHAIDLNISKTFAQKMEVRLGIQDLLNQAVRYAQDFNGDGKIGSDVTSQTVGADQVFRRYKRGSTSP from the coding sequence ATGACTCAGTATCTAGTACTTATCTCGTTTTTTCTGAGCAGTCTAACGCTCTACGCGCAAACCGGAACCGTCCGGGGAACAGTAAAAGACACCAAAACAAAGGAAGCCCTCATCGGCTGTACCGTCCGTGTCGACGGCACGCAGCTCGGTGTTACGACCGACATCGACGGACAGTTTACGCTGGCCAACGTTCCTGCCGGTACGCAGAAAATCGTTATCTCTTACGTCTCCTACAAGACTAAAGAAATTCCCGGCGTTCGGGTTGAGTCGGGCAACACGACCGTGATCGACACGGAGCTGGCCGAAGAAGGTACCGCGTTGCAGGAGGTTGTGGTACGGGGCAGCCGGGCAACCAACACCGAAATCGCGGTCATCACCGAAATCAAGCAGCTGAAGCCGATCGCGGTTGGTATTTCGGCCCTGCAAATCCAGAAGTCGCAGGACCGCGACGCAGCAGCGGCCATCCGCCGGGTACCGGGAGTAAGTATTCTCGACAACCGCTTCGTGCTGATTCGGGGGCTGGGTTCACGCTATAATTCGGTACTTATCAACGACGTCATCGCGCCGTCGACCGAAGTAGAAACCCGCTCGTTCTCGTTCGATATTATCCCCAGCAACATCCTCGACCGGATGATCGTCTATAAATCCGGTTCGGCTTCCCTACCCGGCGACTTTGCGGGTGGCGTAGTCAATATTTATACGAAACGTCGGCCCAGCAGCAACTTTATCGATGCAGGTCTGACACTGGGCTACCGCGCCAACACGACTGGCCGCGCGGTGCAGTCGCATGACCGGGGCGGACTAAGCGCGCTGGGTCTGTGGTCGCCCAGCCAGACGATTCCAACCAGTTTTCCCGCTCGTTCGGCTGATTTCAACGCATTGGGTGCTCCGCAGCGCGCTGCCTACGCCCGGCTATTGCCTAACTCGTGGGGGCTGACAAACATGACGGCTATGCCCGACATTCGGTTTGCGCTGAATACAGGTCGCCGGTTCGACGTTGGAAGTGTACAGGTAAGTAACCTGACGAGCGTCAACTACAGCCTGACTAACCAGTTTACCGACATTGATTTCCGGGTCTACGACAACGGTGCTGTTGCTAACCAGGTCAATCAGCAGTATCAGGACATCAGCTATTCACGGCAGGCTCGGCTCGGGCTGTTGCACAACTGGTCGCTGCGGTTTTCGCCGAACTTCACGCTGGAGTGGAAAACGCTCGTAAATCAGCTGGGTAACCAGGAAACGGTGGTACGGACAGGCCAGAACTTTGACTCGAACGCCGACATCCGCAGCTATTCCGAGCGTTTCGAAAACCGGACTATCCTGACCTCGCAGGTGTCGGGCGAACACAGCCTGAGCGAGCTAACGAAAGTAAACTGGATTGCTGGCTATGGTTATTCGGGTCGCTGGGAGCCCGACTGGAAGCGCGCTCGCTATCAGGCCCCGCTCAACAGCGGTGAAAACGGTACATACACACTGGTAACGCCCGTTGCGCCCAACCCGATCGACGTTGGCCGGTTCTACTCGAAGCTGAATGAGCAGACCGCTTCGCTCATCGGTAACTACGATCACACATTCGGCAACCCGACCGACCGCGAGCCGAACCACATCCGGGCCGGTGTGTATGCCGAGCAGCGCGTTCGTGATTATGCCGCCCGTTTTTACGGGTACAACAGTATCGCCGGTACCAATGCCGACGGAGGTATCGTGCAGCAGCAGCCAATCGGTACAGTTTTCTCGCCAGCCAACGTCAGCGGGCAACCCGGCGGTCTGTCGCTACTCGACGGTACGTCGGATCTGGACTCGTATCGGGGTAGCAACACGTACGGCGCTGCCTACGTCAATGGTGATGTAAATCTGGGTAGCCGCACGACTGTTACGCTGGGTCTGCGGGGCGAGTACAACGTGCAGGGCCTACGGATTCAGCGGCAGGGCGTCAATCAGCAACTGGTCAACCGGGCAATCTTCAGTCCGCTGCCATCGATCAACCTGACGTACAAACTGAACGACAAACACAACCTGCGTCTGGCTTACTCAGCGACCGTTAACCGGCCTGAGCTGCGGGAGCTGGCTCCGTTCCAATACTTTGATTTCAACCTGCTGGCCGTCGTAACGGGTAACACCGAGCTGACCACCGCCACGATTCAGAACGTCGATGCCAAGTGGGAGTTTTATCCTTCGCCGAATGAAGTGGTATCAGTAACGGGCTTTTTCAAGCAGTTCCGCAACCCCATCGAAAGCTTCCTGCTGCCAACGGGTAACGGCTTCAACTACACGTTTATCAACGCGCCTTCGGCCCGGAACTACGGTGTCGAAGTAGAAATCCGCAAGGGCTTCCAGCAATCGGGTAGCCGTTTCCTCCAGAATTTGCAGGTTGTTGCCAACGGTTCGCTGATTAACAGCCGGGTCAAACTGGGCGACTTCGTCCGTGCTCCGGATGCGTCGGGTTCGGTCGTTGACATATCGCTGAAAGATCTGGCCGATAGCGAGCGCCCGCTGGCCAACCAGTCGCCCTACCTGATCAACGGCGGTCTGTACTATCAGGCTCCCGACAACAGCTGGCAGTGGAACGTGCTGTACAACATTTACGGCCCCCGCATTTTCGCCGTCGGTACGCGCAACAACCCAACGATCTACGAATTGCCCCGCCACGCCATCGACCTGAACATTAGCAAGACGTTTGCGCAGAAGATGGAAGTGCGGCTGGGTATTCAGGACCTGCTGAACCAGGCGGTTCGGTACGCGCAGGATTTTAACGGCGACGGCAAGATCGGCAGCGATGTAACATCGCAGACGGTTGGTGCTGACCAGGTATTCCGCCGATACAAGCGGGGGAGTACATCACCCTGA
- a CDS encoding IPT/TIG domain-containing protein, whose protein sequence is MNQFIRWSGLILLVVGFIGFIAACKNNDSPAPILSVTSISPTSAPVGTTVTISGTNFATTPASNTVTFGSVPATVLTANSTQLVVTVPANAGSPVTVAANGATATGPSFTVSAKPVVPVSGTITSNTTWTSGNVYFLRGFVNVASGVTLTIQPGTIIKGGGVDDDPAGQKQAGTLIVLQGAKLEAAGTAQQPIVFTSNRAAGQRGYGNWGGVVLIGRAPTNRPGNTQPEGGIGGQLGTFTESTDNSGTLRYVRIEFAGVALTSAANSEINGLTLYGVGSGTTIDHVQVSYSGDDSYEWFGGTVNAKYLVAYRGFDDDFDTDWGYVGKVQFGVSLRDPQVADQSGSNCFESDNFNSGENAAGVPLTTNNGLPLTQPTFANISAFLTSGTPSNASTSSTGGSGPYQSAMHLRRNTAISIINSVFVGYPEGLRLDGTTTGTLANASNGTLEVQGVTVANSLTAVRGAGNITNDQATSYFNLAARKNTIVASSDLPGLLLNSASFALTSTPNFAPQSSSALLVSGNAITGGKVSDSFFTSAPYRGAFNGTDNWMSGWTNFDPQNTNYN, encoded by the coding sequence ATGAATCAATTCATCCGCTGGAGTGGTCTTATACTGCTCGTCGTTGGTTTCATCGGCTTTATTGCAGCCTGTAAAAACAACGATTCTCCGGCACCTATACTCAGCGTTACCAGTATCAGCCCAACGTCGGCACCCGTCGGCACAACGGTAACTATTTCGGGTACCAACTTCGCCACAACGCCAGCCAGCAACACCGTTACGTTCGGTAGTGTGCCCGCGACCGTACTCACGGCCAACTCAACACAACTCGTTGTTACGGTGCCTGCCAACGCTGGTTCGCCGGTAACGGTGGCCGCCAACGGTGCTACGGCAACCGGCCCGTCGTTTACGGTAAGCGCTAAACCGGTGGTTCCGGTATCTGGTACGATCACGTCCAATACGACCTGGACGAGCGGTAACGTGTATTTTCTGCGTGGATTCGTCAACGTTGCCAGTGGTGTAACGCTCACCATTCAGCCTGGTACGATCATCAAAGGCGGTGGTGTTGACGACGATCCGGCGGGTCAGAAGCAGGCCGGTACGCTGATCGTGTTGCAGGGCGCTAAGCTTGAAGCTGCCGGTACGGCGCAGCAGCCTATCGTGTTCACGTCGAACCGGGCCGCTGGTCAGCGGGGCTATGGTAACTGGGGCGGAGTTGTACTAATCGGGCGCGCACCGACCAACCGGCCGGGCAACACGCAGCCTGAGGGCGGTATTGGCGGTCAGCTGGGTACGTTTACTGAATCTACCGATAACTCGGGTACGCTGCGCTATGTGCGTATCGAATTTGCCGGTGTTGCGCTGACAAGTGCTGCAAACAGCGAAATCAACGGTCTGACGCTTTACGGTGTTGGTTCGGGTACGACGATTGATCACGTACAGGTATCGTACAGCGGTGACGACTCGTATGAGTGGTTCGGCGGAACGGTAAACGCTAAATATCTGGTCGCTTACCGTGGCTTCGACGATGATTTCGACACCGACTGGGGTTATGTTGGTAAAGTGCAGTTTGGCGTGTCGCTGCGTGATCCGCAGGTTGCCGACCAATCGGGTTCGAACTGCTTTGAATCAGATAACTTCAACTCGGGCGAAAACGCAGCCGGTGTGCCGCTGACGACCAACAATGGTCTGCCCCTTACGCAACCGACGTTTGCCAACATCAGCGCCTTCCTGACCAGCGGTACGCCGAGCAACGCGTCGACGTCGAGCACGGGCGGTAGCGGTCCGTATCAGTCGGCCATGCACCTGCGTCGGAATACGGCCATCAGCATCATCAACTCGGTATTTGTTGGTTACCCCGAAGGGCTCCGCCTTGATGGTACCACGACCGGTACGCTGGCCAATGCCTCAAACGGCACGCTGGAAGTACAGGGCGTAACAGTGGCCAACTCGCTGACAGCTGTTCGTGGCGCGGGTAACATCACCAACGATCAGGCAACGAGCTACTTCAACCTGGCGGCCCGTAAGAACACGATCGTTGCTTCGTCGGACCTGCCCGGTCTGCTGCTGAACAGCGCATCGTTTGCCCTGACGTCAACGCCAAACTTTGCTCCGCAGTCGAGTTCGGCCCTGCTCGTATCAGGCAATGCTATCACGGGGGGCAAGGTTAGCGATTCGTTCTTCACCTCAGCTCCATACCGTGGTGCGTTCAACGGAACGGACAACTGGATGAGCGGCTGGACGAACTTCGACCCGCAGAATACAAACTACAACTAG
- a CDS encoding TonB-dependent receptor — translation MKGQTFLPLLTVGLGLSVVSVQAQSSITGIVRDADGLLPGAAVTIDGTFKGTLTDPSGAFRITDVKPGPVTLRVSLLGYQPITQTVDPASTAPIVIQLAKSAIAVDEVVVSATRANQKSAIAYTDISRQYLDKLNLGQDIPQLLNFTPSIVTTSDAGAGVGYTGIRIRGSDATRVNVTLNGIPYNDAESQGTYFVDMPDFASSVSTIQIQRGVGSSTNGAGAFGASINIQTNQLQEKPYAETNISGGSFGTYKLNVLAGTGLIKSGATPGHFVLDARLSKVHSNGYIDRAFSDLKSFYLSGGYYTKKSFFRLNIFSGVEQTYQSWGGVPENLLKTNRTYNPYTYENETDNYQQDNYQLITSHELSRNWRLNVSGFYTKGRGYYEQYRPNDRYSNYGLPNVVIGDSTITRTDIIRRRWLDNDFYGSVFSLDYNSYGKLTAYIGGGLNEYKGGHYGEIIWARIAGNTNIRQRYYNDNATKRDANLYAKAYYQFTSKLNAFADLQIRRVDYSFLGFNSQLQNVQQDANLTFFNPKAGATYTIDDENTVYASVSVAHREPNRDDYTQSTPESRPRAERLIDYEAGYKLQRRRVSFTANAYFMNYRDQLVLSGQLNDVGAYNRVNVARSYRAGIELESALQLAKKLRWNVNATFSRNRIQNFTEYLDNFDNESQESRQYSETDISFSPNVIGGSQLLFTAAKGLELGLLSKYVGKQYLDNTSNESRKLSPYFTNDIRVIYSLKPRFAQELTFTLLFNNVFNELYESNGYTYAYISEGRVQADNGYYPQAGRNFLAGVRLRF, via the coding sequence ATGAAAGGACAGACGTTTCTACCTCTACTGACGGTCGGTCTTGGGCTGTCGGTTGTGTCGGTTCAGGCACAGTCTTCCATTACGGGTATTGTGCGCGACGCCGATGGCTTATTACCGGGCGCAGCCGTAACCATCGATGGCACGTTTAAAGGTACACTGACCGACCCATCCGGCGCGTTCAGAATTACCGATGTCAAGCCCGGCCCTGTAACGTTGCGGGTATCGCTGCTGGGCTACCAACCAATCACGCAGACCGTCGATCCGGCATCGACGGCACCTATCGTTATTCAACTGGCAAAGTCAGCCATTGCGGTTGATGAGGTGGTGGTGAGCGCGACGCGGGCCAACCAGAAATCGGCGATTGCGTACACAGACATTAGCCGTCAGTATCTCGACAAGCTAAACCTGGGTCAGGATATCCCTCAACTGCTCAATTTCACACCCTCGATTGTGACCACGTCCGACGCGGGGGCGGGCGTGGGCTATACGGGCATCCGCATCCGTGGGTCCGACGCCACGCGGGTCAACGTGACGCTCAACGGTATTCCGTATAACGACGCCGAATCGCAGGGGACGTATTTCGTCGATATGCCCGATTTTGCGTCGTCAGTCAGCACGATACAGATTCAGCGGGGTGTTGGCTCATCAACCAACGGGGCCGGTGCGTTTGGCGCGTCGATCAATATTCAGACGAATCAGTTACAGGAGAAACCGTATGCCGAAACGAACATTTCCGGCGGATCATTTGGTACGTATAAACTGAACGTACTGGCTGGAACGGGCCTTATCAAGTCGGGCGCGACCCCGGGCCATTTCGTACTAGATGCGCGGCTGTCGAAAGTTCACTCCAACGGCTATATCGACCGGGCGTTTTCCGATCTGAAATCCTTCTACCTGTCGGGTGGGTACTACACGAAAAAAAGCTTTTTCCGGCTCAACATCTTTTCGGGTGTCGAGCAGACGTATCAGTCGTGGGGCGGGGTGCCGGAGAATCTGCTGAAAACGAACCGGACATACAACCCGTACACGTACGAAAACGAAACCGACAACTACCAGCAGGATAATTACCAGTTGATTACGTCGCACGAACTGAGCCGTAACTGGCGACTGAATGTGTCGGGTTTTTATACAAAAGGGCGGGGTTATTACGAGCAGTATCGCCCTAACGACCGGTATAGCAACTACGGCCTGCCCAACGTGGTTATTGGCGACTCTACTATTACCCGGACCGACATTATCCGCCGTCGCTGGCTCGACAATGATTTCTACGGCAGTGTCTTTTCGCTGGACTACAATAGCTACGGTAAACTGACGGCCTACATTGGTGGGGGCCTGAACGAGTACAAAGGCGGGCACTACGGCGAAATTATCTGGGCGCGTATCGCGGGCAACACCAACATCCGGCAGCGGTACTACAACGACAATGCGACCAAACGCGACGCGAACCTATACGCCAAGGCTTACTACCAGTTTACGTCGAAGCTGAATGCCTTCGCCGACCTGCAAATCCGCCGGGTCGATTACTCGTTTCTGGGTTTCAACAGTCAGTTGCAGAATGTGCAGCAGGACGCCAACCTGACGTTTTTCAACCCCAAAGCAGGAGCCACCTACACGATTGATGATGAGAACACGGTCTATGCATCGGTAAGTGTGGCCCATCGCGAACCCAACCGCGACGATTACACACAGTCGACACCCGAAAGTCGGCCACGCGCGGAACGGCTGATCGACTATGAAGCGGGTTACAAACTACAGCGCCGGCGGGTGTCGTTTACGGCCAATGCATATTTTATGAATTACCGCGATCAGCTGGTATTGTCGGGTCAGCTGAACGACGTAGGTGCCTACAACCGGGTCAACGTGGCGCGCAGCTACCGGGCGGGTATCGAGCTGGAGTCGGCGCTGCAACTGGCGAAGAAACTCCGCTGGAACGTTAACGCGACGTTCAGCCGCAACCGGATTCAGAACTTCACGGAGTATCTCGACAATTTCGACAACGAATCGCAGGAATCGCGGCAGTACAGCGAAACGGACATTTCGTTCTCGCCGAACGTCATCGGTGGTTCGCAGCTACTCTTTACGGCGGCAAAAGGGCTTGAGCTGGGTCTGTTATCGAAGTACGTCGGTAAGCAATACCTCGACAATACGTCGAACGAAAGCCGGAAGCTGAGCCCGTATTTCACCAACGACATCCGGGTGATTTATTCGCTGAAGCCCCGCTTCGCGCAGGAACTGACGTTTACGCTACTGTTCAATAACGTATTCAACGAACTGTATGAATCGAACGGCTACACCTACGCCTACATTTCGGAAGGGCGCGTACAAGCCGATAACGGATACTACCCACAGGCCGGGCGTAACTTCCTGGCGGGTGTCCGGCTGCGGTTTTAA
- a CDS encoding DUF4926 domain-containing protein produces the protein MGEFDLVVLTEDIDNDRLKVGDVGTILTVYNEGKAFEVEFVTLTGEAVAVETLLPHQVRSVRSSEVLAARDLTALSQSEAQ, from the coding sequence ATGGGTGAATTTGATTTGGTCGTGCTGACCGAAGACATAGATAACGATCGGTTAAAAGTGGGTGATGTTGGCACGATTCTGACCGTATACAACGAAGGAAAAGCGTTTGAGGTTGAGTTTGTTACGCTGACGGGTGAAGCCGTAGCCGTTGAAACGTTACTGCCGCATCAGGTGCGGTCCGTACGGTCGTCTGAGGTGCTGGCAGCCCGTGATCTAACGGCGTTGTCGCAATCCGAAGCGCAGTAA
- a CDS encoding tetratricopeptide repeat protein codes for MSKKNSGLDFLEDPDALEGRFEEVGDFFQQNQKIILGVLGAIILAAVGFIGYKFYVSSQDETAQADLFPSVYQIESDSLKRALNGDGKTPGLLAVADNYGATPAGNLAEFYAGVGLLKDGKYDDAIEHLKSFSASDLLVQARAYALIGDAYMQKKSYDDAISYYQKAADYKPNKFFTPGYLNKLAIAYEQAKQNDKAIDTYNQIIEKYAQSSEAVNARKYKALLESTGGQS; via the coding sequence ATGAGCAAGAAGAATAGCGGGCTGGATTTTCTGGAAGATCCCGATGCACTGGAAGGACGGTTCGAAGAAGTAGGCGACTTTTTTCAGCAGAATCAGAAAATTATTCTGGGTGTGCTGGGTGCCATTATACTGGCTGCCGTCGGCTTTATTGGCTACAAGTTTTACGTAAGCAGCCAGGACGAGACGGCGCAGGCTGATCTGTTCCCGTCGGTATACCAGATCGAATCCGACTCGCTGAAAAGAGCCCTCAACGGCGATGGCAAGACGCCCGGTCTGCTGGCCGTTGCTGATAACTACGGTGCTACGCCCGCTGGTAATCTGGCGGAGTTTTACGCCGGTGTTGGTTTGCTGAAAGACGGCAAATACGACGACGCGATTGAGCATCTGAAGAGTTTCAGCGCATCCGACCTGCTGGTGCAGGCTCGTGCTTATGCGCTCATCGGCGATGCGTACATGCAGAAGAAAAGCTACGACGACGCGATCAGCTACTACCAGAAAGCTGCCGACTATAAGCCAAACAAGTTCTTTACGCCCGGTTATCTGAACAAGCTGGCTATTGCCTACGAGCAGGCCAAACAGAACGACAAGGCCATCGACACATACAATCAGATCATCGAGAAATACGCGCAATCGTCAGAAGCCGTAAACGCCCGAAAATACAAGGCGTTGCTGGAGTCTACGGGTGGTCAGTCGTAG
- the ribH gene encoding 6,7-dimethyl-8-ribityllumazine synthase yields MASELKNLSVFSTSELPDVSHRRFAILVSEWNTDVTEALFQGAYDTLVQYGVSPDHIVRGNVPGSYELSLASLWFAQRDDIDAVIALGCVIQGETKHNDYINNAVAQGLTNVSLKTSKPVIFGVLTPNDQQQALDRAGGKHGNKGDEAAITAIKMLGLQKQVYSRL; encoded by the coding sequence ATGGCCTCTGAACTAAAAAATCTAAGCGTATTTAGTACGTCTGAATTACCCGACGTCAGCCACCGCCGGTTTGCTATCCTCGTTTCCGAGTGGAACACCGATGTAACGGAGGCCCTGTTCCAGGGTGCTTACGACACGTTGGTACAGTATGGCGTCAGTCCTGACCACATTGTTCGGGGCAACGTACCGGGTAGCTATGAGCTTAGTCTGGCGTCGCTATGGTTCGCCCAGCGCGACGACATCGACGCGGTGATTGCGCTCGGCTGTGTCATTCAGGGTGAAACAAAGCACAACGACTACATCAACAATGCGGTGGCGCAGGGCCTGACCAACGTTAGTTTGAAGACCAGCAAGCCCGTTATTTTCGGCGTCCTGACGCCCAACGATCAGCAGCAGGCCCTCGACCGGGCAGGCGGCAAACACGGCAACAAAGGCGACGAAGCCGCCATCACCGCCATTAAAATGCTCGGCCTACAAAAGCAGGTATATAGCCGGTTGTAA